The segment TGCGCTCGGTTCTTCCGCGATCGCTTACGAGCTAAAGTCGCCTGATGGACAGATTCAAGTTCAACTCGAATTGAAGGAGTCGGACGGAAAGTCGCAGCTGCGTTATCAGGTGTCGGTCGCCGGGGAGCCATTGATCGACGACTCGTCAATCACGTTCGTTCGCAAAGACAACGTCGTTATCGGCGATCACTTAAAGTTCGTCTCGCAGGGAGACCTGCGGAGCCATGACGAAACCTGGAATCCGGTCTGCGGCGAGCGGGCCGAGATTCGCGATCAATACCAATCGCAGACGTTTCAGTTTGTCGACACCGAAGCCGATTGCCCGTTGACGATCGAGCTGCGCTGCTACGACTGCGGCGTCGCCTTTCGAACGACACTGGGGGACGCCGGCTCGAGCGGCCCGTTGACGATCAAAGAAGAACGAAGCGAGTTTCGCTTCGCTGGCGATTATCCCGCCTGGCGGACGACCAGCGCTCAGGGGGAATATGACAAGGTTCCCCTCAGCAAACTGGGGACCAACGTCGAACGCCCTCTGACCGTCGAAGTGAGCGACAACCGTTGCGCCGCAATCGCCGAAGCGCAGCTGGTCGACTACGCCGCGATGCGACTTCGCGCGGCCGGCGACGGTTCGCCGACCGTGGTCAGCCAACTGCGGAGCGAAGTGAGCGGCAAGACGCCGCTGACGACCCCATGGCGGGTGATCATGATCGGCGGCAGCCCCGGCGATCTGCTGGAGCATGACGATCTGATCCTCAATCTGAACGAGCCCTGCGCGATCGCCGACACTTCCTGGATCAAGCCCGGCAAGGTGATTCGCGAGATCAGTCTCACGACGGAAGGCGCCAAGACATGCGTCGATTTCGCGGCAGCGAACAATTTTCAATATGTCGAGTTCGACGCCGGTTGGTATGGGTACGAGTATGACGACGCTTCCGACGCGACGACCGTGACGCTTGATCCGCGGCGTTCAGCCGGGCCGCTCGATCTGCAGGATGTGATCAAGTACGCGAAGGAGCGGAATATCGGGATTCTCGTCTATGTGAATCGTCGCGCGCTCGAAAAGCAGCTCGATGAGATTCTCCCGCTCTACAAGTCATGGGGGATCGCCGGGGTGAAGTATGGCTTCGTCAACGTCGGTTCGCAGCAATGGACCGCGTGGCTGCACGACGCCGTGCGTAAAGCGGCCGATCATCAGCTGATGGTCGACATTCATGACGAGTACCGCCCTGTCGGCTATTCACGCACCTATCCGAACTTGATGACGCAGGAAGGCGTTCGCGGCGACGAGGCGACTCCGTCGACCAGCCTGGCGGTCACGACCCTCTTCACCCGCAACCTGGCCGGCGCGGCGGACCATACGATCTGCTACTTTGATCCGCGTGTCGACAAAAACTGGTCGCATGGTCAGCAACTGGCCAAAGCGGTCTGCACCTACTCGCCGTGGCAGTTCATCTACTGGTACGACACGCCGCTCACGTCGCAGCAAGATGGCAAGAAGTCGCGCAGCCGAATCGTTGCGTCGCCGGAACTGGAGTTCTATAAGCAAGTCCCGACCGTCTGGGACGAAACCCGCGTGCTCGACGGCAAGATCGGCGAGTACGCCGTGATCGCTCGCCGCAGCGGCGACGATTGGTACATCGGCGCGATCAACGCCAACCAGAAACGTGAGTTCAGCTTCCCGCTTGATTTCCTTGCCGCGGACAAAACGTATCAGGCCCGCAGCTACCGCGATGATCCGACTCTCAACACGAAGACCAAAGTTCGCATCGAAGACGAGCAGGTCAACGCCGAGTCGGAACTGGTCCTGACGCTCGAGCCGAACGGCGGCGAGGCGATTCGGATCTCGCCGGCCAAGTAGTTTGATTCTCTGCCGCAGCTTTTCCAATCGGCCGCGAACCTTCGCGGCCGATTGCGTATCTCGGTATCATGGATCGCAGTACGCGCTGCAGAGGACTACGCGAAGCTTCGGAGCGTCTGATGAAAATACATGATCTCGCGGCGAGCGGCGACCTGGAGGGGGTACGTCGCGAATTGGAACAGGGCGTTCAGGTCGATGTCGCCGATGACGAAGGCTACACGCCGCTGGCGCGGGCGACCAAAAGTTGGCAAGTCGAACTGCCAATGCTAGAGCTGCTGCTGGAAGCAGGCGCCGACGTTAATCATCGTGACGACAACGGCTACTCTCCCCTGCTCAATCTTTCTCATTGCCCGCACGATAGCGAACATCTGCTGCCGATGGTGGAACTGCTGGTCCGGCACGGCGCCGACGTCAACTTCGCCTCGAAGTATGGCGAGCTTCCGTTGATCGTCGCCTATCAAGGATGTCAGTGGGGCGTCTTCCAATTTCTACTTGAGCACGGGGCCGATCTGCGCCCGCTGCAGTGGACCGAATTGATGCGGGAAATTGTGTTGGGAGATCAGGAGACGGCGAAGCGGCTTTTGGCGGAACCGGGGGCGATGGGGTGTCGCGATCGCTACGAGCGCAATCCTTGGCTGCTGTCCGTTTGGAGCGGCCGACTTGAGATGGCTCAGCTGGTCTATGAGATCGGTGTTGACGTCGACCAGCGCGGTTGGTGCGGCGCCACCGCACTGATGTCGGCCGCCACGACCGGCGACGCCGCGATGCTGCGGTGGCTGATCGAGCTGGGCGCCGACCTCGAGTTGGTCGATGAATTTGGACAGACGGCGCTCGTGATGGCGTCGTCGTCTGGATCCGCCGATTGCGTTCAGGCGTTGCTCGTAGGCGGCGCCGATCC is part of the Blastopirellula sediminis genome and harbors:
- a CDS encoding glycoside hydrolase family 97 protein → MRFATLACAALSIALGSSAIAYELKSPDGQIQVQLELKESDGKSQLRYQVSVAGEPLIDDSSITFVRKDNVVIGDHLKFVSQGDLRSHDETWNPVCGERAEIRDQYQSQTFQFVDTEADCPLTIELRCYDCGVAFRTTLGDAGSSGPLTIKEERSEFRFAGDYPAWRTTSAQGEYDKVPLSKLGTNVERPLTVEVSDNRCAAIAEAQLVDYAAMRLRAAGDGSPTVVSQLRSEVSGKTPLTTPWRVIMIGGSPGDLLEHDDLILNLNEPCAIADTSWIKPGKVIREISLTTEGAKTCVDFAAANNFQYVEFDAGWYGYEYDDASDATTVTLDPRRSAGPLDLQDVIKYAKERNIGILVYVNRRALEKQLDEILPLYKSWGIAGVKYGFVNVGSQQWTAWLHDAVRKAADHQLMVDIHDEYRPVGYSRTYPNLMTQEGVRGDEATPSTSLAVTTLFTRNLAGAADHTICYFDPRVDKNWSHGQQLAKAVCTYSPWQFIYWYDTPLTSQQDGKKSRSRIVASPELEFYKQVPTVWDETRVLDGKIGEYAVIARRSGDDWYIGAINANQKREFSFPLDFLAADKTYQARSYRDDPTLNTKTKVRIEDEQVNAESELVLTLEPNGGEAIRISPAK